A single region of the Austwickia chelonae genome encodes:
- a CDS encoding DivIVA domain-containing protein yields MALTPEDVLNKNFTATQFRRGYDEQEVDDFLDEVVVELRRLLGENSELRRKLEAAQQGKGLQDSPAVGVGMDPYAVRQSEASTKAEIERIQRESEDRIARARAGAEQAEKDASARISKARADAENAEKQAAAAARAADQARRDMPPTGAPPAPHPMVAAATGGAGDAAGVIALAQKLHDEYVTQGKAEHDRLLGEATRQRDQMLAAATTQRDQMLAEANTRRDQLLGEAQARHNELIGTAESRHRELLSTAQTEHDRLLAEANETHERLITEARQRSTGMVAEAQQKRQSVLEEMERTQSQLNQRIAELRQYEQDYRNRLRSFIEGQLHTLANAETVAPRSAIG; encoded by the coding sequence ATGGCTCTTACGCCCGAAGATGTCCTTAATAAGAACTTCACAGCTACCCAGTTCCGACGTGGGTACGACGAACAGGAAGTTGATGACTTCCTCGACGAAGTAGTCGTTGAGCTGCGCCGATTGCTCGGTGAGAATTCCGAGCTAAGACGAAAACTGGAGGCTGCCCAGCAGGGCAAAGGTCTCCAGGATTCGCCTGCGGTCGGTGTAGGAATGGATCCCTACGCAGTCCGTCAGAGCGAAGCATCCACCAAGGCTGAGATCGAGCGCATCCAGCGTGAATCTGAAGACCGCATCGCTCGAGCCCGCGCTGGTGCAGAACAGGCCGAAAAGGATGCTTCCGCTAGAATTTCCAAGGCCCGAGCCGATGCTGAGAACGCGGAGAAGCAGGCTGCGGCGGCGGCTCGAGCTGCCGACCAGGCACGTCGTGACATGCCTCCTACAGGGGCTCCACCTGCCCCGCATCCGATGGTCGCAGCTGCGACAGGTGGCGCAGGGGATGCTGCCGGTGTCATTGCCTTGGCGCAGAAGCTTCACGACGAGTACGTCACTCAGGGCAAGGCAGAGCACGATCGCTTGTTGGGTGAAGCTACCCGACAGCGCGACCAGATGCTGGCTGCTGCCACCACTCAGCGCGACCAGATGTTGGCTGAGGCGAACACGCGTCGTGACCAGTTGTTGGGTGAAGCCCAGGCACGGCACAACGAGTTGATCGGCACCGCAGAGTCTCGCCATCGTGAATTGTTGAGTACTGCTCAGACTGAACATGACCGTCTTCTTGCCGAGGCCAATGAAACGCACGAGCGCTTGATTACCGAAGCACGTCAGCGTTCGACCGGGATGGTGGCGGAGGCGCAGCAGAAGCGGCAGTCCGTGTTGGAGGAGATGGAGCGGACCCAGTCCCAGCTCAACCAGCGCATCGCCGAACTGCGGCAGTACGAGCAGGATTACCGCAATCGTCTACGTTCCTTCATTGAGGGCCAGCTTCATACGCTGGCCAACGCTGAGACGGTGGCTCCTCGTAGCGCTATCGGCTGA
- a CDS encoding SPFH domain-containing protein gives MSAEQTVETPSTTSPESTSLGPGAAPPASAPVGHAGIRIDVAERQAMVLNGFLGLLLALLAVVAGAALFFNALPKGHSALAGAGAVLACSSLFLLTTLTVIQPGQTTVIQFFGRYIGTERRAGLFMLIPLCKQRKVSVRVNNFETSELKVNDYDGNPIEIAAIVVWQVADTAKAVFAVEDYRNFIRVQSEAALRHVATSHPYDDPKGAGTSLRGSTDVVSAELAHEVAQRVAVAGLEIVEVRISHLAYAPEIAGAMLQRQQAGAVVAARSQIVEGAVGMVELALAQLEEEDIVVLDDERKAAMVSNLLVVLCAEQKATPILNAGSLYS, from the coding sequence GTGAGCGCAGAACAAACTGTTGAGACCCCCTCGACAACGTCACCTGAATCAACATCTCTCGGGCCGGGGGCCGCACCGCCCGCCAGCGCTCCGGTGGGGCACGCCGGCATCCGCATCGATGTCGCCGAACGACAGGCGATGGTGCTGAACGGTTTTCTCGGTCTGCTCTTGGCGCTCCTCGCTGTTGTTGCCGGGGCTGCTCTCTTCTTCAACGCTTTACCGAAGGGGCACAGCGCTCTCGCAGGTGCCGGAGCAGTACTGGCGTGTTCCTCGCTTTTCCTGTTGACCACCCTGACCGTGATTCAGCCGGGACAGACCACGGTGATCCAGTTCTTCGGCCGGTACATCGGCACCGAACGACGGGCAGGGTTGTTCATGCTCATCCCCCTGTGCAAGCAGAGAAAGGTCTCGGTACGAGTCAACAACTTCGAGACCTCGGAGCTGAAGGTCAACGATTACGACGGTAATCCCATCGAAATTGCGGCCATTGTGGTCTGGCAGGTCGCGGATACCGCGAAGGCTGTCTTTGCGGTCGAGGACTATCGCAACTTCATCCGTGTGCAGTCAGAAGCTGCGCTACGTCACGTGGCTACCTCTCACCCGTACGACGACCCCAAGGGTGCAGGCACTTCCTTGCGAGGCAGCACGGATGTAGTTTCTGCTGAACTCGCCCATGAGGTCGCTCAACGTGTTGCTGTCGCGGGACTGGAGATCGTGGAGGTTCGTATCAGCCATCTCGCCTATGCTCCGGAGATCGCTGGCGCAATGCTCCAACGGCAACAGGCCGGAGCCGTCGTGGCTGCCCGTTCACAGATCGTCGAAGGAGCGGTGGGCATGGTCGAGCTAGCCCTTGCACAGCTGGAAGAAGAGGACATCGTGGTTCTCGACGACGAACGCAAGGCCGCTATGGTGAGCAACCTGCTTGTAGTGCTCTGTGCCGAGCAGAAAGCCACACCTATCCTGAATGCAGGAAGTCTGTATTCCTAA
- a CDS encoding RluA family pseudouridine synthase: MRAFPVPDGLDAERVDAALARLFGLSRTRAAELASEGAVALDGRPVGKSDRVRAGSLLEVALPATVLPPGLEVIAEPVPGMTVVHDDDDIVVVDKPVGVAAHPSVGWSGPTVVGGLAAAGYRISTSGASERQGIVSRLDVGTSGLMVVAKSEYAYSVLKRAFRDRTVEKTYHALVQGLPDPVVGTIDAPIGRHPAYDYKYAVMKSGKRAITHYEVVEAFGPASLVQIHLETGRTHQIRVHFAATRHPCCGDPLYGSDPVLAKRLGLERQWLHATGLGFVHPGSGEWATFESTYPGDLQGALDRIAT, from the coding sequence ATGCGCGCCTTCCCGGTGCCTGACGGACTTGATGCAGAACGGGTCGATGCTGCACTGGCACGACTTTTTGGGCTTTCTCGCACCCGTGCTGCCGAACTGGCTAGTGAAGGCGCGGTTGCGCTCGACGGGCGGCCGGTCGGCAAGTCAGACCGGGTCCGGGCCGGCAGCCTGTTGGAGGTTGCGCTTCCGGCGACTGTTCTTCCCCCAGGGTTAGAGGTCATCGCCGAGCCGGTTCCAGGAATGACGGTGGTCCATGACGATGACGACATCGTGGTGGTCGACAAGCCTGTCGGTGTGGCCGCTCATCCGAGTGTTGGATGGTCCGGTCCAACAGTGGTGGGTGGCTTGGCGGCCGCAGGCTACAGGATCTCGACCTCCGGAGCCTCGGAACGCCAAGGCATTGTGAGCAGGCTGGACGTAGGCACCTCGGGGCTGATGGTCGTCGCCAAGAGTGAGTACGCCTACTCTGTCCTCAAACGTGCGTTCCGCGACCGCACTGTCGAGAAGACTTATCACGCACTTGTTCAGGGGCTGCCGGACCCGGTGGTCGGCACCATCGATGCTCCGATCGGTCGACACCCTGCTTATGACTACAAATACGCTGTGATGAAGTCGGGTAAGCGAGCGATCACCCATTATGAGGTCGTTGAGGCTTTCGGACCAGCTAGCCTCGTCCAGATCCATTTGGAGACAGGACGAACCCATCAGATTAGGGTTCATTTCGCGGCGACTCGCCACCCTTGCTGTGGGGATCCGTTGTACGGGAGTGACCCTGTACTGGCCAAAAGACTCGGGCTGGAACGCCAGTGGTTGCATGCGACCGGTCTGGGATTCGTGCATCCTGGGTCTGGGGAATGGGCCACCTTTGAGAGCACCTATCCTGGAGACCTACAGGGCGCGCTCGACCGTATCGCTACCTGA
- a CDS encoding TraR/DksA family transcriptional regulator yields the protein MSARHDDSDLTWLPTREGEEPWTIDDLEEVRSELLSERERLTADLAESEMDLQDLMRDYGGGSGDDSADTGGKVLEREQEMTLTNNSRGLLAQTERALERLDAHTYGVCENCEQPVGKLRLQAFPRATLCVSCKQKQERR from the coding sequence ATGAGCGCGAGACACGACGATTCCGATCTGACGTGGCTTCCGACCCGTGAAGGAGAGGAGCCTTGGACGATCGACGATCTGGAGGAGGTGCGCTCGGAGCTCCTGAGTGAACGAGAGCGTCTTACCGCAGACCTTGCCGAGTCGGAAATGGACCTTCAGGACCTCATGCGGGATTACGGCGGAGGGTCAGGCGACGACTCGGCCGACACCGGTGGAAAAGTTCTGGAGCGTGAGCAGGAGATGACGCTGACCAACAACTCGCGAGGGCTGCTTGCACAGACTGAGCGGGCTTTGGAGCGCCTTGATGCCCATACCTACGGGGTTTGTGAGAACTGTGAGCAGCCGGTCGGAAAGCTTCGACTGCAGGCGTTTCCTCGAGCGACCTTGTGCGTCTCCTGTAAGCAGAAGCAGGAACGACGCTGA
- the lspA gene encoding signal peptidase II, protein MSDAASGDGKPPCPDPLNDRHSDQGVSSPGWTPLVLGLAVLVYAADQLTKIWALANLEPGNRREWLGELVQLHLIFNPGAAFSLGSNMTWLFTIIQTVVPAMILFFTPRLKTWQWAAGAGLALGGALGNLTDRLLRSPGFGVGHVVDFLELPNWPIFNVADSAIVGAALIVTLATAMGVDAFGEEKSDSSKPERSDSTAEKKYPAEGDTETFGDKNRG, encoded by the coding sequence GTGTCCGACGCTGCCAGCGGAGACGGGAAGCCTCCATGCCCTGATCCGCTGAACGACAGGCATAGTGACCAAGGCGTTTCGTCTCCGGGATGGACTCCGCTCGTCCTGGGGCTTGCGGTCTTGGTCTATGCCGCGGATCAGTTGACGAAGATCTGGGCTTTGGCGAACCTCGAGCCGGGGAACCGGAGGGAGTGGCTCGGGGAGCTGGTGCAACTCCATCTCATCTTCAACCCAGGCGCAGCTTTTTCGCTTGGGTCCAACATGACCTGGCTATTTACCATTATCCAGACAGTGGTCCCGGCGATGATCTTGTTCTTCACCCCTCGGCTGAAGACCTGGCAGTGGGCTGCAGGTGCCGGTCTTGCTCTGGGTGGTGCTTTAGGGAACCTCACTGATAGATTGCTGCGCTCACCGGGATTTGGGGTCGGTCATGTGGTCGACTTCCTTGAACTGCCGAATTGGCCAATTTTCAATGTGGCGGATTCTGCCATCGTAGGGGCGGCCTTGATCGTGACCCTTGCGACAGCGATGGGGGTGGATGCGTTCGGTGAAGAGAAGAGCGACTCTTCCAAGCCCGAACGCAGCGACAGCACCGCGGAGAAGAAGTACCCCGCTGAGGGGGACACGGAAACATTTGGGGACAAGAATCGTGGTTGA
- a CDS encoding S9 family peptidase — protein sequence MFTPPRAATRDDVRTQHGDQVKDEFAWFADTSDPEFRAYLEAENAYADEVMAPLAELRERIVGEIKGRVKETDLSVPVSYRGWWYYSRTQEGHQYAAECRVADIPGEPMPRPEPGDPLPGEQVLVDGEIEAAGADYFALSACEVSPDTELVAFAVDRSGDERFDVVVRRIGDGVVVDEMLTGVGYGLVWSADSSYLVYVRVDEAWRPHEVWLHRVGTDSAQDELLLTESDERFWLGIGQSRDERWLVVSAASKTTSECWLGDLDCSHPELVSVAGRREGLEYDVEPDRDGLFITHNATSPDFGVSWAPWNVRQELAGAEVRPSAPEEEWVPWLSPRPGVRFLGVDAFAEQVVVSLREGGLPSLKLARRQGQVMAVWEDLLLLAPQEELFSVSLAQNPSWEASALRVAYESFVTPKTLAEVQVADLSWTVLKQQEVLGGYRPECYVQSREWVTAEDGTAVPLSIVRRSGVEADGTAPAFLMAYGAYEVSLDPWFSALRLSMLDRGVVFAVAHVRGGGELGRSWYEQGRLTAKPTTFSDTVACARHLHDRGWVAPDRLILQGGSAGGLTVGAAMNAAPELFAVVHADVPFVDPLTSMLDDSLPLTVAEWEEWGNPAADQEIYACMKGYSPYENLQQVSYPAILATTSLNDTRVLCAEPAKWVARLRALGVKGQAPILLRTEMVAGHGGRSGRYDAWRQYAYETAFVLSRVGVTD from the coding sequence ATGTTTACGCCGCCCCGGGCCGCGACCCGCGATGATGTCCGCACACAGCACGGCGATCAGGTGAAGGACGAATTCGCGTGGTTCGCCGATACCTCCGATCCTGAGTTCCGTGCCTACCTGGAGGCCGAGAATGCCTATGCCGACGAGGTCATGGCTCCGCTGGCGGAGCTGCGTGAACGCATTGTTGGTGAGATCAAAGGCAGAGTGAAAGAGACCGATCTGTCTGTGCCGGTGTCATATCGCGGCTGGTGGTATTACTCCCGGACGCAAGAGGGGCATCAGTACGCAGCGGAATGTAGGGTGGCCGACATCCCTGGCGAGCCGATGCCTCGCCCGGAGCCGGGAGATCCTCTACCTGGTGAACAGGTGCTGGTGGACGGCGAGATCGAGGCAGCGGGGGCGGATTATTTTGCCTTGAGTGCCTGCGAGGTCAGCCCGGATACCGAGCTGGTGGCTTTCGCTGTGGATCGCTCGGGAGACGAGCGTTTCGATGTGGTGGTGCGTCGGATCGGTGACGGCGTGGTGGTCGACGAGATGCTCACCGGCGTCGGATACGGGCTGGTCTGGTCCGCCGATTCGTCCTACCTGGTCTACGTGCGAGTGGATGAGGCCTGGCGGCCACATGAAGTGTGGCTGCACAGGGTGGGGACTGATTCTGCACAGGACGAACTCCTGTTGACCGAATCGGACGAGCGCTTCTGGCTGGGGATCGGTCAGTCGCGGGACGAGCGTTGGCTAGTGGTCTCGGCAGCGTCGAAGACCACCAGCGAATGTTGGCTGGGAGATCTTGACTGCTCGCACCCCGAACTGGTTTCAGTGGCGGGCCGGAGGGAGGGCTTGGAATACGACGTCGAGCCAGACCGGGACGGTCTGTTCATCACCCATAATGCGACGAGTCCTGATTTTGGAGTTTCTTGGGCGCCTTGGAATGTCAGGCAGGAACTTGCAGGGGCCGAGGTCCGTCCTTCGGCTCCTGAGGAGGAATGGGTCCCCTGGCTGTCGCCGCGTCCAGGGGTCCGTTTCCTGGGGGTGGATGCCTTCGCGGAGCAGGTCGTGGTTTCTCTGCGCGAGGGAGGGCTTCCTTCGTTGAAGCTCGCGCGTCGCCAAGGCCAGGTGATGGCGGTGTGGGAGGACCTGCTTTTGTTGGCGCCGCAGGAGGAATTGTTCTCGGTCTCCTTGGCGCAGAACCCCTCCTGGGAGGCCAGCGCTCTTCGTGTTGCCTACGAGTCCTTCGTTACGCCGAAGACTTTGGCTGAGGTGCAGGTTGCTGATCTCTCCTGGACGGTGTTGAAACAGCAGGAGGTTCTGGGCGGTTATCGTCCGGAGTGTTATGTGCAGTCGCGGGAGTGGGTGACTGCCGAGGACGGGACCGCAGTGCCACTGTCGATCGTTCGCCGGTCAGGTGTTGAGGCGGATGGTACCGCGCCGGCTTTCCTGATGGCTTACGGGGCTTATGAGGTCAGCCTGGATCCGTGGTTCTCGGCGCTGCGATTGTCGATGCTCGATCGTGGGGTGGTCTTCGCCGTTGCGCATGTGCGTGGAGGGGGCGAACTGGGACGTTCTTGGTACGAGCAGGGTCGGTTGACTGCGAAGCCAACAACTTTCTCGGACACGGTTGCCTGTGCGCGGCATCTGCATGACCGGGGTTGGGTGGCACCGGACAGGCTCATCCTGCAGGGGGGGTCTGCCGGTGGCTTGACGGTAGGGGCTGCGATGAATGCAGCGCCGGAGCTGTTCGCGGTCGTTCATGCAGACGTGCCTTTCGTCGACCCCTTGACGTCCATGTTGGACGATTCCTTGCCGTTGACGGTGGCCGAGTGGGAGGAATGGGGTAATCCTGCCGCGGATCAGGAGATCTACGCCTGCATGAAGGGCTACTCGCCCTACGAGAATTTGCAGCAGGTTTCCTACCCGGCGATTTTGGCAACCACGAGTTTGAACGACACCCGGGTGTTGTGCGCTGAGCCAGCTAAGTGGGTGGCGCGTCTACGCGCCTTGGGTGTGAAGGGTCAAGCGCCGATCCTGTTGCGTACCGAGATGGTGGCTGGCCATGGCGGGCGTAGTGGACGCTACGACGCCTGGCGGCAGTATGCCTATGAGACGGCTTTTGTGCTGAGTCGGGTGGGTGTCACGGACTGA
- a CDS encoding ABC transporter permease codes for MPLLPTDALIHLEDGPDYLRLLLAVFVLAAFSGALRFFCGLGNGREEILAAGRATVQLGAVGIVVAGVLGSWPLTCLFIIIMVTVGAFTAGRRLRVSSWWPALLPVACGGLPVTAFLLAVGLLPMQTISIIPTAGILIGNAMTAVTLSGQRTLDALEERRGQVEAALALGFLPREAALLVARRTARLALVPALDQTRTVGLVTLPGAFVGTLLGGASPQQAAALQLVVLAGILASQSVAVFLTVELVSRGVMTRSKSTHQASLGPQSFLRLAGTPSTGDRRADSR; via the coding sequence GTGCCCCTTTTACCCACGGATGCCCTGATCCACCTGGAAGACGGTCCGGACTACCTCCGCCTGCTCCTGGCCGTCTTCGTGCTCGCAGCGTTCAGCGGAGCTCTCCGTTTCTTCTGCGGATTGGGCAACGGCCGCGAAGAGATCCTGGCGGCAGGGCGGGCAACGGTGCAGCTGGGCGCGGTCGGCATAGTGGTAGCCGGAGTACTCGGTTCATGGCCACTGACCTGCCTGTTCATCATCATCATGGTGACAGTGGGCGCGTTCACCGCAGGAAGACGCCTTCGCGTCTCGTCGTGGTGGCCAGCACTATTGCCAGTGGCCTGCGGCGGGCTTCCAGTCACCGCCTTCCTCCTGGCAGTAGGCCTACTTCCGATGCAGACGATCTCGATCATCCCCACGGCTGGCATCCTCATCGGCAATGCCATGACGGCCGTAACTCTGTCCGGTCAGAGAACCCTGGATGCCCTCGAGGAACGTCGAGGACAGGTCGAAGCTGCGCTCGCGTTAGGGTTCCTTCCTCGGGAAGCTGCCCTACTGGTGGCACGCCGCACTGCGAGGCTGGCGCTCGTCCCCGCCCTGGACCAGACCCGAACCGTAGGGCTGGTGACCCTGCCCGGTGCTTTCGTAGGAACTTTGCTGGGGGGTGCTTCTCCGCAACAGGCAGCTGCATTACAACTGGTCGTTCTGGCCGGGATCTTGGCCAGTCAGTCGGTAGCAGTCTTTCTGACAGTAGAACTGGTGTCCCGAGGGGTGATGACACGATCCAAGAGCACCCATCAAGCGAGTCTGGGCCCGCAGTCATTCCTCCGTCTTGCGGGGACGCCCTCGACGGGGGATCGGCGCGCTGATTCGAGGTGA
- the dnaE gene encoding DNA polymerase III subunit alpha: protein MSIQPASAAPTDQIGSGFVHLHNHTEYSMLDGAARIDDLFEASARMRMPSLATTDHGFIFGAYEFWKKSSKYGVKPIIGIEGYLTPGTHRTDKTRVKWGDGSRDDVSGAGSYTHMTMWAQNNVGMHNLFRLCSLASLEGYYFKPRMDRELLQTYGRGIIATTGCPSGEVQTRLRLGQYAEAKQAAADFRDIFGPENFYCELMDHGLDIERRVQRDLLRLAKELDLPLVATNDLHYTKAEDAKSHAALLCVQSGSTIMDPNRFKFDADEFYLKSPEQMRHLWREVPEACDNTLRIAERCAIDFVEETGKYMPRFPCPEGEDETSWFIKEVERGLHERYPQGIPDYARKQAEYEEEVIIGKGYPGYFLVVADFINWAKNNGIRVGPGRGSGAGSMCAYAMRITDLDPVPHGLIFERFLNPERPSMPDFDVDFDERRRGEVIKYVTDKYGSDRVAQIVTYGTIKAKQAVKDSARVLGHPFAVGEKLTKAMPPDVMGKGIPLSGIFDSGHKRYAEAQDFRDLHSSDPVAQEVVATALGLEGLKRQWGVHAAGVIMSSEPLLDVIPIMKREQDGQIITQFDYPSCESLGLVKMDFLGLRNLTILDDALANVKLNRGEDIDLDQLSKDPTDVNAYKLLQRGDTLGVFQLDGGGMRSLLRLMQPDNFEDISAALALYRPGPMGADSHTNYALRKTGRQEIVPIHPELAEPLDEILSMTQGLIIYQEQVQQIAQKLAGYTLGKADMLRRAMGKKKKEVLDAEFVPFEAGMLDNGYSKAAIKTLWDILVPFSDYAFNKAHTAAYGLVSYWTAYLKANYPAEYMAALLTSVGDDKDKSALYLNECRHMGIKVLPPDVNSSIGFFAAVGEDIRFGLQAVRNVGGNVVEAIVQAREEKGEFSSFADFLNKVPAVVCNKRTIESLVKAGAFDSLGHPRHGLVRIHEQYVDALVDVKRKEAIGQDSLFASFGFGEEDAGENPMDAMSGLPAIPDLEWDKATELAFEREMLGLYVSDHPLFGIEHVLSQHADTSVSSLNLPVEDGGRSDGAIVTVAGLITGLQLKRTKNGELWAIVTVEDLQGSVECLFFPKTYMTVSTMLSTDVVCTVKGRVNRRDDATSLYAQELTLPDITEGPRGPVVLTLPASRATQRLAERLKDVLCEHPGVTEVQIKLTQPGRGVLMRLDDSLRVSASPELFGDLKALLGTSCLDV from the coding sequence ATGTCAATCCAGCCAGCCTCCGCCGCCCCGACCGATCAGATCGGGTCGGGATTTGTTCACCTGCACAATCACACCGAGTACTCCATGCTGGACGGTGCCGCGCGGATCGACGACCTCTTCGAGGCCTCGGCCCGGATGAGGATGCCCTCGCTCGCCACCACCGACCACGGGTTCATTTTTGGTGCCTACGAGTTCTGGAAGAAATCCAGCAAGTACGGGGTCAAGCCCATCATCGGTATCGAGGGCTATCTGACACCGGGGACGCACCGTACCGACAAGACCCGGGTGAAATGGGGCGACGGTAGCCGGGACGATGTCTCGGGGGCCGGGTCGTACACGCACATGACGATGTGGGCCCAGAACAACGTCGGCATGCACAATCTCTTCCGATTGTGTTCTTTAGCCAGTCTGGAGGGGTACTACTTCAAACCCCGTATGGACCGGGAGCTGTTGCAGACGTATGGGAGAGGCATTATCGCAACTACTGGATGCCCTTCTGGGGAGGTCCAGACCCGGCTTCGCTTGGGACAGTACGCAGAGGCAAAACAGGCTGCCGCTGACTTTCGTGACATCTTTGGCCCGGAGAATTTCTATTGCGAGCTGATGGACCACGGGCTTGACATCGAACGGCGGGTGCAACGTGACCTGTTGCGTCTGGCCAAAGAACTTGACCTTCCTCTGGTGGCGACGAACGACCTTCACTACACGAAGGCCGAGGACGCGAAGTCCCACGCGGCGCTGCTTTGTGTGCAGTCAGGGTCCACCATCATGGATCCCAACCGGTTCAAATTCGATGCCGACGAATTCTACTTGAAGTCCCCTGAACAGATGCGTCATCTGTGGCGGGAGGTTCCAGAGGCTTGTGACAACACCCTGCGAATCGCAGAACGCTGCGCGATCGACTTCGTCGAGGAAACCGGCAAGTACATGCCACGCTTTCCCTGCCCGGAAGGTGAGGACGAGACGAGTTGGTTCATCAAAGAAGTCGAGAGGGGGCTCCATGAACGTTATCCCCAAGGAATCCCCGACTATGCACGTAAACAGGCTGAATACGAAGAAGAAGTCATCATCGGTAAGGGGTATCCCGGATACTTCCTCGTTGTTGCGGACTTCATCAATTGGGCCAAGAACAATGGCATCCGTGTCGGACCGGGGCGTGGGTCCGGTGCTGGCTCAATGTGTGCCTATGCGATGCGGATCACCGACCTCGATCCGGTTCCGCACGGCCTGATCTTCGAGCGTTTCCTCAACCCGGAACGTCCGTCGATGCCAGACTTCGACGTGGACTTCGACGAACGCCGACGCGGCGAGGTCATCAAGTACGTCACGGACAAGTACGGTTCGGATCGGGTCGCGCAGATCGTGACCTACGGGACGATCAAGGCCAAACAAGCAGTCAAGGATTCGGCCCGCGTCCTCGGGCACCCTTTCGCGGTCGGTGAGAAGCTGACCAAAGCGATGCCACCGGATGTCATGGGTAAGGGCATCCCCTTGTCCGGCATCTTCGACTCCGGCCACAAGAGATACGCAGAAGCGCAGGACTTCAGGGATCTGCACAGCTCTGACCCTGTGGCTCAGGAAGTTGTGGCCACAGCCCTGGGTCTAGAAGGCCTGAAGCGGCAGTGGGGTGTCCACGCTGCTGGCGTCATCATGTCCAGCGAACCGTTGCTCGACGTCATCCCGATCATGAAGCGGGAACAGGACGGGCAGATCATCACCCAGTTCGACTATCCGAGCTGTGAGAGTCTCGGGCTGGTCAAGATGGACTTTCTGGGCCTGCGGAACCTGACGATTCTCGATGACGCGCTGGCCAACGTGAAACTCAACCGCGGTGAGGACATCGATCTGGACCAGCTGTCCAAGGACCCGACTGATGTCAACGCCTACAAGTTGTTGCAGCGCGGAGACACACTCGGCGTCTTCCAGCTCGACGGCGGCGGTATGCGCTCCTTGCTCCGGCTGATGCAGCCGGACAACTTCGAAGACATCTCCGCTGCACTTGCCCTCTATCGTCCTGGGCCGATGGGAGCGGACAGCCATACCAACTATGCGCTGCGCAAAACTGGCCGGCAAGAGATCGTTCCGATCCATCCGGAGTTAGCTGAGCCGCTGGACGAGATCCTGTCGATGACTCAGGGCCTGATCATCTATCAGGAGCAGGTTCAGCAGATCGCCCAGAAACTTGCTGGGTACACCCTGGGCAAGGCGGACATGCTGCGTCGTGCCATGGGGAAGAAGAAGAAGGAAGTCCTGGACGCAGAGTTCGTCCCGTTCGAAGCCGGGATGCTCGACAACGGGTACTCGAAGGCAGCGATCAAGACGCTGTGGGACATTTTGGTTCCCTTCTCCGACTATGCCTTCAACAAGGCTCATACGGCTGCGTACGGGCTGGTGTCCTACTGGACGGCTTACCTCAAGGCGAATTATCCGGCCGAATACATGGCTGCACTGTTGACCTCGGTCGGTGATGACAAGGATAAATCTGCGCTCTATCTCAACGAGTGTCGTCACATGGGAATCAAGGTGCTTCCTCCTGATGTGAACTCTTCCATCGGTTTTTTTGCTGCGGTCGGGGAAGATATTCGATTCGGCTTGCAGGCGGTACGTAACGTGGGTGGCAACGTGGTGGAAGCCATCGTGCAGGCTCGGGAGGAAAAAGGAGAGTTTTCTTCCTTCGCGGACTTCCTTAACAAAGTGCCTGCTGTGGTCTGTAACAAGCGAACCATCGAGTCCTTGGTCAAAGCCGGTGCTTTCGACTCGTTGGGCCATCCTCGCCATGGTCTGGTTCGGATCCACGAGCAATATGTCGATGCTCTGGTGGACGTCAAGCGGAAAGAAGCTATTGGCCAGGACAGCCTGTTTGCCTCTTTCGGTTTCGGTGAGGAAGATGCCGGGGAAAACCCGATGGACGCGATGTCCGGACTGCCTGCGATTCCCGATCTGGAGTGGGACAAGGCCACCGAGTTGGCTTTCGAACGTGAGATGTTGGGTCTCTACGTATCGGATCATCCGTTGTTCGGAATCGAGCACGTTCTGTCACAGCACGCTGATACATCGGTCAGCTCTCTCAACCTTCCGGTGGAGGACGGAGGTCGCAGCGACGGCGCGATCGTGACCGTGGCCGGCTTGATCACCGGTCTTCAGTTGAAACGTACGAAGAATGGTGAGTTGTGGGCGATTGTGACCGTGGAGGACCTCCAGGGTTCAGTCGAGTGTCTCTTCTTCCCCAAGACGTACATGACGGTTTCCACGATGTTGTCGACCGATGTGGTGTGCACGGTGAAGGGCAGGGTGAACCGTCGGGATGATGCGACGAGCCTCTACGCCCAGGAACTCACGCTTCCCGATATCACCGAAGGCCCTCGTGGCCCGGTGGTGCTCACCCTGCCTGCTTCTCGGGCGACTCAGCGGCTTGCTGAACGACTCAAAGATGTGCTTTGTGAGCATCCAGGGGTGACTGAGGTGCAGATCAAGTTAACGCAGCCAGGCCGGGGGGTTCTGATGAGGTTGGACGATTCGTTACGGGTGAGTGCAAGCCCGGAGCTCTTCGGCGATCTCAAGGCGCTGCTGGGAACCTCCTGTCTGGATGTCTGA